The Coccidioides posadasii str. Silveira chromosome 3, complete sequence genome contains a region encoding:
- the SSE1 gene encoding adenyl-nucleotide exchange factor sse1 (EggNog:ENOG410PFSD~COG:O~BUSCO:3009at33183) has translation MSVVGIDIGSMSTKIGVARNKGIDIITNEVSNRSTPSLVAFGPKNRFLGEAAKTQEISNLKNTVASLKLLTGRSLKDPDVQLEQEYNSAKLIDVNGEAGVEVSYLGKKEQFTATQLVAMYLGKIKSTASAELRQPVSDVVLSVPPWFTDSQRRGMLDAAQIAGLNCLRLINDTTAIALGYGITKLDLPAPEEKPRRVAFVDIGHCNYSCAIVEFRKGELNVKSVAYDRHFGGRYFDKALVDHLAKEFKEKFKVDIRTNQKAMARTLAAAEKLKKILSANVAAPLSIECLMDDVDVKAFVKREEMEEMVRPLLDRVTVPLEQALADAKLKPEDIDSIEMVGGCTRVPIIKEKISEFFGKPLSFTLNQDEAVARGCAFSCAILSPVFRVRDFSVHDIVNYPIEFTWEKSPDIPDEATSLTVFNKGNVMPSTKILTFYRKQPFDLEARYAKPELIPGKPNPWIGRFSVKNVVADANDEFMVCKLKARLNLHGVLNVETGYYVEDVEIEEPIPEEKKEGDAMDTDGANGDSEKPKMRKVKKQVRKGDLPVISGTASLDKSKVEEYTEKENAMHMEDKLVADTEDKKNELESYIYELRDKIDGVYAEYSNDEEKEKVKAKLDQTEDWLYDDGEDTTKAVYVAKMDEIRFLAGPIIQRHLDKIEAERQAQLKAQEEAAAKKRAEEEAKRKAEEEAKKKEAVDTEMKDADADAPKAGNNDAEMEEVE, from the exons ATGAGTGTCGTCGGCATAGATATCGGCTCTATGAGCACCAAGATTGGTGTTGCGAGGAACAAGGGTATTGATATC ATCACAAATGAAGTTTCCAACCGATCCACCCC TTCCTTAGTGGCCTTTGGCCCCAAGAACAGATTTCTCGGCGAGGCCGCAAAAACCCAAGAGATCTCCAATTTGAAGAACACTGTCGCTTCCCTGAAGCTCCTTACCGGTCGATCGCTCAAAGATCCCGATGTCCAGCTGGAACAAGAATATAACAGCGCCAAATTGATCGACGTCAATGGCGAGGCCGGTGTCGAAGTCTCCTATCTCGGCAAGAAGGAGCAATTTACGGCCACCCAGCTAGTCGCGATGTATTTGGGTAAGATCAAGAGCACTGCTTCCGCTGAATTAAGGCAGCCAGTGTCCGATGTCGTTCTCAGCGTTCCTCCGTGGTTCACTGATTCCCAGCGGAGAGGCATGCTGGACGCCGCCCAGATTGCCGGATTAAATTGTCTTCGCCTGATCAATGATACTACCGCTATTGCTCTCGGGTACGGTATCACCAAGCTCGATCTCCCCGCGCCCGAGGAGAAACCAAGGCGCGTGGCCTTTGTTGACATTGGTCACTGCAACTACTCTTGTGCCATCGTTGAGTTCCGCAAAGGCGAATTGAATGTCAAGTCGGTCGCCTATGATCGCCATTTCGGAGGTCGATATTTTGATAAGGCTCTTGTGGATCATTTGGCCAAGGAATTCAAGGAGAAATTCAAGGTTGACATTAGAACAAACCAAAAAGCAATGGCGCGAACGCTCGCTGCTgcagagaagttgaagaagattCTCTCTGCCAACGTGGCTGCCCCATTGAGTATCGAATGTCTCATGGATGATGTTGATGTTAAAGCATTCGTGAAGCGTGAAGAGATGGAAGAAATGGTCCGTCCGCTCCTTGATCGCGTCACTGTTCCTCTGGAACAGGCCCTCGCCGATGCGAAACTCAAGCCTGAAGACATTGACAGCATTGAAATGGTCGGTGGTTGTACACGTGTCCCCATCATCAAGGAGAAGATCAGTGAATTCTTTGGAAAGCCACTTTCTTTCACTCTCAACCAAGACGAGGCCGTCGCGCGAGGCTGTGCGTTCAGCTGTGCTATCCTCTCCCCCGTTTTCCGCGTTCGTGACTTCTCCGTACATGACATCGTCAACTACCCCATCGAATTCACCTGGGAGAAGTCTCCCGATATTCCCGATGAAGCAACATCCTTGACAGTCTTCAACAAAGGCAATGTCATGCCATCCACCAAGATCCTTACTTTCTATCGCAAGCAGCCATTTGACCTAGAAGCCCGCTATGCCAAGCCTGAGTTGATCCCCGGAAAGCCTAACCCCTGGATCGGCCGCTTCTCTGTCAAGAATGTGGTTGCGGACGCGAACGACGAGTTCATGGTATGCAAGCTCAAGGCGAGACTCAACCTGCACGGTGTGCTTAACGTCGAGACCGGCTACTATGTTGAGGATGTCGAGATTGAAGAGCCCATTccggaggaaaagaaggaaggtGAT GCCATGGATACCGATGGTGCCAACGGTGACTCCGAGAAACCAAAGATGCGTAAAGTTAAGAAGCAAGTCCGCAAGGGCGACCTTCCTGTTATCAGCGGTACCGCGTCGCTTGACAAGTCCAAGGTGGAGGAATATACCGAAAAAGAGAATGCCATGCACATGGAAGATAAGCTTGTTGCGGATACCGAGGACAAGAAGAACGAACTCGAGTCCTACATTTACGAGCTGAGAGACAAGATTGATGGTGTTTACGCTGAATATTCAAATGAtgaggagaaagagaaagtcaAAGCCAAACTTGATCAAACAGAG GATTGGCTATATGATGATGGTGAGGATACCACCAAGGCCGTTTATGTCGCCAAGATGGATGAGATTCGTTTCCTTGCTGGACCTATCATTCAGCGTCACCTCGATAAAATTGAAGCAGAGCGACAGGCTCAGCTGAAAGCCCAGGAAGAGGCGGCTGCAAAGAAGAGAGCCGAGGAAGAAGCGAAGAGGAAGGCAGAGGAGGAAGCCAAGAAGAAGGAGGCAGTGGACACGGAGATGAAGGACGCTGATGCCGATGCTCCGAAGGCTGGTAATAATGATGCTGAGATGGAAGAAGTCGAGTAG